From one Streptomyces sp. NBC_01478 genomic stretch:
- the ybaK gene encoding Cys-tRNA(Pro) deacylase, protein MAKKPKQQHQKNQQSGGTPATVALTAAGVPYEIHSYDHDPAHPSYGEEAAEAMGVSPDRVFKTLVADVDGALTVAVVPVAGQLNLKALASAVGGKRATMADPTLAERTTGYVRGGISPLGQRKKLRTVLDDSATAHPTICVSAGRRGLEVELSPESLTTLTEAVLAPIGRA, encoded by the coding sequence ATGGCGAAGAAACCGAAGCAGCAGCACCAGAAGAACCAACAGTCGGGCGGCACGCCGGCGACCGTGGCCCTGACGGCCGCCGGCGTCCCGTACGAGATCCACTCCTACGACCACGACCCCGCCCACCCCTCCTACGGCGAGGAGGCGGCCGAGGCGATGGGCGTCTCTCCGGACCGCGTCTTCAAGACCCTGGTCGCGGACGTGGACGGCGCGCTGACGGTGGCGGTGGTCCCGGTGGCGGGCCAACTGAACCTGAAGGCACTCGCGTCGGCAGTAGGCGGCAAACGCGCGACGATGGCCGACCCCACCCTCGCCGAACGCACCACGGGCTACGTCCGAGGCGGCATCTCCCCTCTCGGCCAACGCAAAAAACTCCGCACGGTCCTCGACGACTCGGCCACCGCCCACCCCACGATCTGCGTCTCCGCCGGCCGCCGAGGCCTGGAGGTCGAACTCTCCCCGGAGTCCCTGACAACCCTCACAGAAGCGGTCCTGGCCCCCATCGGCCGTGCATGA
- a CDS encoding ABC transporter permease encodes MSVVSADVLPSGPLAVPEAAASGAAELGPKARLWPSMAAVYRAQLSRARVARIPLLFVATFQSVGILIMMRGVVDGGSHDARFVVAGSSVLVVAYVGLNLLAQYFGQLRGSGGLDHYATLPVPPAAVVLGAAGAYASFTVPGTALTALFGCVLFGLPMGNIWILAAVIPLAGAALAGLGAALGLLAPRPELATLLGQLGMSAALLLGVLPADRMPDAVRFLRDLVPSTYGVEAFAQTFAARPDWALVLGDLAVCAGVGVVSLAVAAWAYRRAAVR; translated from the coding sequence GTGAGTGTCGTATCCGCCGATGTTCTGCCGAGCGGTCCCCTGGCCGTGCCGGAGGCCGCTGCCTCGGGCGCGGCCGAGCTGGGGCCGAAGGCGAGGCTGTGGCCCTCCATGGCCGCCGTGTACCGGGCGCAGTTGTCCCGGGCGCGGGTCGCGCGGATTCCGCTCCTGTTCGTGGCGACCTTCCAGTCGGTCGGCATCCTGATCATGATGCGCGGGGTCGTCGACGGCGGGAGCCATGACGCCCGGTTCGTCGTCGCCGGCTCGTCCGTGCTCGTCGTCGCCTACGTCGGGCTGAACCTCCTCGCGCAGTACTTCGGGCAACTGCGCGGCAGCGGGGGGCTCGACCACTACGCCACCCTGCCGGTGCCGCCCGCGGCCGTGGTGCTGGGCGCGGCGGGGGCGTACGCCTCCTTCACCGTGCCGGGGACCGCGCTCACCGCCCTCTTCGGGTGTGTGCTGTTCGGGCTGCCGATGGGGAACATCTGGATCCTGGCGGCGGTGATCCCGCTCGCCGGGGCCGCGCTCGCCGGGCTCGGGGCGGCCCTCGGGCTGCTTGCGCCCCGTCCTGAACTCGCCACGCTGCTCGGGCAGTTGGGCATGTCGGCGGCGCTGCTGCTGGGGGTGCTGCCGGCTGATCGGATGCCGGACGCGGTGCGGTTCCTGCGGGATCTGGTGCCGTCCACCTACGGCGTCGAGGCCTTCGCGCAGACCTTCGCGGCGCGGCCTGACTGGGCGCTCGTCCTCGGTGACCTCGCCGTATGCGCCGGAGTCGGGGTCGTTTCGCTGGCCGTCGCCGCCTGGGCCTACCGTCGGGCTGCCGTCCGGTGA
- a CDS encoding ABC transporter ATP-binding protein gives MCAVRGLSKTYPAVRGRRGAPGTPEVRATDDVTLDIRRGEIFGLLGPNGAGKSTLVRQLTGLMRPDAGSVEILGHDIVRHPERAARILAYLGQESSALDELTVSLAAETTARLRGLDLREARAERDAVLDELGLTALAGRPLKKLSGGQRRLACVAAALVGERPLLVLDEPTTGMDPVARRAVWSAVDRRRAEHGSTVLLVTHNVIEAETVLDRVAVLDQGRVIACDTPGGLKEQVAGEVRVELVWREKPPLDVPEVAALRDRAVESGRRWTLRLAPEEARVAVATVTGGAAFAALDDFTLATPSLEDVYLTLGGNAQGLVKA, from the coding sequence GTGTGTGCGGTGCGCGGGCTCAGCAAGACCTATCCGGCGGTGCGCGGCCGACGCGGTGCGCCGGGAACCCCCGAGGTGCGGGCCACCGACGACGTGACCCTCGACATCCGCCGGGGCGAGATCTTCGGACTGCTCGGACCGAACGGCGCCGGCAAGTCCACCCTCGTACGCCAGCTCACCGGACTGATGCGGCCCGACGCCGGCAGCGTCGAGATCCTCGGCCACGACATCGTGCGCCACCCGGAGCGGGCCGCGCGGATCCTCGCCTACCTCGGCCAGGAGTCCTCCGCGCTCGACGAACTGACCGTGTCGCTCGCCGCCGAGACGACCGCCCGGCTGCGCGGCCTGGACCTGCGCGAGGCGCGTGCCGAGCGGGACGCCGTACTGGACGAGTTGGGGCTTACGGCCCTTGCCGGGCGGCCGTTGAAGAAGCTGTCCGGTGGGCAGCGGCGGCTGGCGTGTGTCGCCGCCGCGCTGGTCGGGGAGCGGCCGCTGCTGGTGCTCGACGAGCCGACCACCGGGATGGATCCGGTGGCGCGCCGGGCCGTGTGGTCCGCCGTCGACCGGCGCCGGGCCGAGCACGGGTCCACCGTGCTGCTCGTTACCCACAACGTCATCGAGGCCGAGACCGTCCTCGACCGGGTCGCCGTCCTCGACCAGGGCAGGGTCATCGCCTGCGACACCCCGGGCGGCCTCAAGGAACAGGTCGCCGGCGAGGTGCGGGTCGAACTGGTCTGGCGGGAGAAACCGCCGCTGGACGTCCCGGAGGTCGCCGCGCTGCGGGACCGGGCCGTCGAGTCCGGCCGCCGCTGGACGCTCAGGCTGGCCCCCGAGGAGGCCCGGGTGGCCGTCGCCACGGTGACCGGCGGGGCCGCGTTCGCCGCCCTGGACGACTTCACCCTGGCCACGCCCAGCCTGGAGGACGTGTATCTGACACTGGGCGGGAACGCGCAGGGGCTGGTGAAGGCATGA
- a CDS encoding NYN domain-containing protein: MDRCIVLVDAGYLLGAAASLLAGEPSRSRITVDHAALIQGLRERAESDTERPLLRIYWFDGAPDRVPQPEHRRLRVMPRVTVRLGALTRSDGRWAQKGVDAAMHAELTELARNRACSDVVLVTGDGDLLPGMMAAKEHGVAVHLWAVQAADGDYNQSEDLVAEADERRVLDRTWITKAVRAKDLGGVCAPPPAPRPEIAAILSAPLPESAPAARERPVEEGEHAAAEAGSPNGTQERVPAAKGVPTPKDLASLKAPGAPAPAPQPASATLRWSSDKGWVDRPGGAAESPDVASMPTLAQLTTAEQRWADREEDITTVGGDPFEVGQVFARRWMGRLGDQGGNLQKLSAMYPRVPHRIDGELLRYAARFGLLAHKDDQIDEHDRYAIRAGFWREIDVRTAAEHAPAGE, encoded by the coding sequence GTGGACCGCTGCATCGTCCTGGTGGACGCCGGGTATCTGCTGGGGGCGGCGGCCAGTCTCCTCGCCGGCGAGCCCTCGCGTTCCCGGATCACCGTCGATCACGCCGCCCTCATCCAGGGCCTGCGCGAGCGCGCCGAGTCGGACACCGAACGACCCCTGCTGCGCATCTACTGGTTCGACGGCGCCCCCGACCGCGTCCCGCAGCCCGAGCACCGCAGGCTGCGCGTGATGCCCCGCGTGACCGTCCGCCTCGGCGCCCTGACCCGTAGCGACGGCCGCTGGGCGCAGAAGGGCGTCGACGCCGCCATGCACGCCGAGCTGACCGAGCTGGCCCGCAACCGCGCCTGCTCCGACGTCGTGCTCGTCACCGGCGACGGGGACCTGCTGCCGGGCATGATGGCCGCCAAGGAGCACGGCGTCGCCGTACACCTGTGGGCCGTGCAGGCCGCGGACGGGGACTACAACCAGTCCGAGGACCTGGTCGCCGAGGCCGACGAGCGGCGGGTGCTCGACCGGACCTGGATCACCAAGGCCGTACGGGCGAAGGATCTCGGTGGGGTGTGCGCGCCGCCGCCCGCGCCGCGGCCGGAGATCGCCGCGATCCTGTCCGCGCCGCTGCCCGAGTCCGCGCCGGCCGCGCGCGAGCGGCCGGTCGAGGAGGGCGAGCACGCGGCGGCCGAGGCCGGTTCGCCGAACGGTACGCAGGAGCGGGTGCCCGCGGCCAAGGGCGTCCCCACCCCGAAGGACCTGGCGAGCCTGAAGGCCCCGGGCGCCCCCGCCCCCGCACCGCAGCCCGCGAGCGCGACCCTGCGCTGGTCCTCCGACAAAGGGTGGGTCGACCGGCCGGGCGGCGCCGCCGAGTCGCCCGACGTCGCCTCGATGCCGACGCTGGCGCAGTTGACCACCGCCGAGCAGCGCTGGGCCGACCGCGAGGAGGACATCACCACGGTCGGCGGCGATCCCTTCGAGGTGGGGCAGGTCTTCGCCCGCCGCTGGATGGGCCGCCTCGGCGACCAGGGCGGCAACCTGCAGAAACTGTCCGCGATGTACCCGCGCGTCCCGCACCGCATCGACGGCGAACTGCTGCGCTACGCCGCCCGGTTCGGGCTCCTCGCCCACAAGGACGACCAGATCGACGAGCACGACCGGTACGCGATCCGGGCCGGTTTCTGGCGCGAGATCGACGTACGGACGGCCGCGGAGCACGCGCCCGCCGGGGAGTGA